In Macrobrachium rosenbergii isolate ZJJX-2024 chromosome 6, ASM4041242v1, whole genome shotgun sequence, a genomic segment contains:
- the LOC136839451 gene encoding ionotropic receptor 21a-like: MGNLIAFLTVPSQTSRIATLEELANSKIKIHMLDYGNFVPGFLWSSKEPVLSKLGEKLSLLPDYDKIIAAFDEGAGVLEASAYSQFLFITRQRIKTSYAVEEKLFPNFVAWAFQKGSPYKLVFDRYLERMTHSGLVEYWHRSVVDKFQHSTGQLTGSEFSGEMTSLRPLTLENLQGAFIVMGLGTVLAILVLLIEVITNRC; the protein is encoded by the exons ATGGGCAACCTCATTGCTTTCCTCACAGTTCCCTCTCAGACGAGCAGAATTGCTACTCTCGAGGAACTCGCCAACTCAAAAATAAA AATCCACATGCTAGACTATGGAAATTTCGTACCGGGTTTTTTGTGGTCCTCAAAAGAACCTGTCCTGAGCAAACTGGGGGAGAAACTTTCCCTTCTTCctgattatgataaaattattgctGCTTTTGATGAAGGTGCGGGTGTCCTAGAAGCCTCAGCATACTCTCAGTTCTTATTCATCACTCGGCAACGAATCAAAACCTCGTATGCTGTTGAAGAGAAACTGTTCCCGAATTTCGTAGCTTGGGCATTTCAAAAAGGGTCACCATATAAACTCGTTTTTGACAG GTACCTTGAGCGCATGACACATTCTGGATTGGTTGAGTATTGGCATCGTTCTGTAGTTGACAAGTTCCAACATTCTACTGGACAATTAACAGGTAGTGAATTTTCTGGAGAAATGACGAGCCTCCGACCTCTAACTCTAGAAAATTTACAAGGAGCTTTTATTGTTATGGGTTTAGGCACTGTTCTTGCTATTCTTGTACTACTTATTGAAGTGATAACTAACAGGTGTTAA